In one Vicia villosa cultivar HV-30 ecotype Madison, WI unplaced genomic scaffold, Vvil1.0 ctg.000585F_1_1, whole genome shotgun sequence genomic region, the following are encoded:
- the LOC131629611 gene encoding uncharacterized protein LOC131629611, whose protein sequence is MAFAFILKGNLFILNLISIAIFCSNIVAAEGDLEGGQNLVKALSCFENKLIYAGCDSAYRLIPSGNIKVPPEATDFFCSGPCLAEAQLMLDCIDNILSSFIFNNKATLQQMRYALNAGCSYSRQRGNFNLDDYIGGEINTAPGVPILIRCYLFIVAAVLVYLM, encoded by the exons ATGGCATTTGCATTCATCCTAAAGGGAAATTTATTCATCCTTAATTTAATTTCCATTGCAATATTTTGCAGTAACATAG TGGCTGCAGAGGGTGATCTTGAAGGAGGACAAAACTTAGTAAAGGCTTTGTCATGCTTTGAAAATAAGCTT ATTTATGCTGGCTGTGATTCTGCATATAGATTAATCCCATCTGGGAATATTAAGGTGCCTCCAGAGGCTACTGATTTTTTCTGTAGTGGACCATGTCTCGCAGAAGCACAGCTAATGCTTGATTGTATTGACAACATACTCTCCAGTTTCATATTCAACAACAAAGCAACATTACAACAAATGAGATATGCACTCAATGCCGGCTGCAGTTACTCTAGACAACGAG GGAACTTCAATTTGGACGACTACATTGGAGGAGAGATAAACACAGCTCCAGGTGTACCTATTTTGATTAGATGCTATCTCTTCATCGTTGCAGCGGTGCTGGTTTATTTAATGTGA
- the LOC131629610 gene encoding pentatricopeptide repeat-containing protein At1g09190 translates to MNKGLQKIERKILHLLHNTRTQTDLPQIHAHFLRHGLHQSNQILSHFVTVCASLQQTPYATLIFNHTHNPNILLFNSIIKAHSSFPPFHQSFHFFSLMKTTHAISPDNFTFPPLLKATSNLRHFKLGQSLHAHVTSLGFYPHSPVQIGLLELYSTCGKMQDANKVFDEMPHRDVVVWNLMIHGFCKLGNLEMGLKLFKEMNQRSVVSWNLMISCLAQSKKDEKALELFSQMLELGFEPDDATLVTVLPVCARLGNADVGEWIHSYADEKGLLREVIHVGNALVDFYCKCGNLEVAWKIFNAMMNKNVVSWNAMISGLGYNGKGELGVDLFEEMVKEGVTPSDSTFVGVLACCAHAGLVDKGRELFDSMTAEFKLTPKLEHYGCVVDLLGRYGHVREAYDLIRIMPVTPNAALWGALLSACRSYGDREVAEIAAKELVHLEPKNSGNYVLLSNVYAEEGKWDEVEKVRVLMQGGGIKKVPGQSATG, encoded by the coding sequence ATGAACAAAGGTTTGCAAAAGATAGAGCGTAAAATTCTGCATCTCCTTCACAACACCAGAACCCAAACTGATCTCCCACAAATCCACGCCCACTTCCTCCGCCATGGGCTCCACCAATCCAACCAAATCCTCTCCCATTTCGTCACCGTCTGCGCCTCTCTTCAACAAACCCCTTACGCCACACTCATCTTCAACCATACCCATAACCCCAACATTCTCCTCTTCAACTCCATCATCAAAGCCCATTCTTCATTCCCTCCTTTCCATCAATCCTTCCACTTTTTCTCTCTTATGAAAACAACCCACGCCATTTCCCCTGATAATTTCACTTTCCCGCCTTTACTCAAAGCCACTTCCAATCTCCGCCACTTCAAACTTGGTCAGTCCCTTCACGCCCACGTCACTTCACTTGGATTTTATCCTCATAGTCCCGTCCAAATCGGGTTGCTTGAGCTTTACTCCACTTGTGGGAAAATGCAAGATGCTaacaaggtgtttgatgaaatgcctcacAGAGATGTTGTTGTCTGGAACTTGATGATTCATGGGTTTTGCAAGTTGGGTAATTTGGAAATGGGTTTGAAGCTTTTTAAGGAGATGAACCAACGCAGTGTTGTGTCTTGGAACCTTATGATTTCTTGTTTAGCGCAGAGTAAGAAAGACGAGAAAGCTCTTGAACTTTTTAGTCAAATGTTGGAGTTGGGTTTTGAACCTGACGATGCAACGTTGGTCACGGTACTGCCCGTTTGTGCTCGCCTAGGAAATGCTGATGTTGGTGAGTGGATTCATTCATATGCAGATGAAAAGGGACTACTGAGAGAAGTTATTCATGTGGGAAATGCTCTTGTGGATTTCTATTGTAAATGTGGTAACTTAGAAGTTGCATGGAAAATTTTCAATGCGATGATgaataaaaatgttgtttcttggAATGCAATGATATCTGGTTTGGGTTATAATGGAAAGGGTGAACTTGGTGTTGACTTGTTTGAAGAGATGGTGAAAGAAGGGGTAACCCCTTCTGATTCTACTTTTGTTGGTGTTTTGGCGTGTTGTGCTCATGCTGGTTTGGTCGATAAAGGAAGAGAACTTTTTGATTCTATGACTGCGGAGTTTAAGCTTACGCCAAAACTGGAGCACTATGGATGTGTTGTTGATTTACTTGGTCGTTATGGGCATGTCAGGGAAGCTTATGACTTGATTCGAATTATGCCCGTGACGCCAAATGCTGCCTTATGGGGTGCTTTGCTTAGCGCTTGTCGCAGTTATGGCGATAGGGAAGTTGCTGAAATTGCAGCTAAAGAGCTTGTTCATCTTGAACCAAAGAATTCTGGAAACTACGTGTTGTTGTCGAATGTTTATGCTGAAGAAGGGAAATGGGATGAAGTTGAGAAAGTCAGAGTGTTGATGCAGGGAGGTGGCATCAAGAAAGTTCCAGGGCAGAGTGCAACAGGATAG